The Kineococcus mangrovi genome includes a window with the following:
- a CDS encoding zinc-dependent alcohol dehydrogenase family protein, giving the protein MHAAFLPGNREVDLREVPDPSPGHGQVVVAVRASTICGSDLRAIYREHLGEGPEAYQGVVGGHEPAGRVVAVGSGVDRIGVGDRVVIYHISGCGQCDDCRRGYQISCSAPARAAYGWQRDGGHADLLLAEERDLLVLPDALTFLDGACVACGFGTAYEALCRLAVSGRDRLLVTGLGPVGLAAGLLAKAMGASRVVGTDPSPQRRELALELGAVDEALAGTDGELDAALGDGAEAAVDCSGNGRGQLTALRHTRRWGRVALVGEGGQLSVDVSEVLIHRQLTVHGSWVTSTVRMGELLENLARWGLHPETVVTHRFPLAQAARAYSTADSGVGGKVGIVWED; this is encoded by the coding sequence GTGCACGCAGCGTTTCTGCCCGGGAACCGCGAGGTCGACCTGCGGGAGGTCCCCGACCCCAGCCCCGGCCACGGCCAGGTCGTCGTCGCGGTGCGCGCCTCGACGATCTGCGGGTCGGACCTGCGCGCCATCTACCGCGAGCACCTCGGTGAGGGACCGGAGGCCTACCAGGGCGTCGTCGGCGGGCACGAACCCGCCGGCCGCGTCGTCGCCGTCGGGTCCGGGGTGGACCGGATCGGTGTCGGCGACCGCGTCGTCATCTACCACATCAGCGGCTGCGGGCAGTGCGACGACTGCCGTCGCGGGTACCAGATCAGTTGCAGTGCACCGGCTCGCGCCGCCTACGGCTGGCAGCGCGACGGAGGGCACGCCGATCTGCTGCTCGCCGAGGAACGTGACCTGCTCGTCCTGCCCGACGCGCTGACGTTCCTCGACGGCGCGTGCGTCGCCTGCGGTTTCGGGACGGCCTACGAGGCGCTGTGCCGGCTCGCGGTCTCCGGCCGGGACCGGTTGCTCGTCACCGGGCTCGGACCGGTCGGGCTCGCCGCGGGACTGCTGGCCAAGGCGATGGGCGCCTCCCGCGTCGTCGGCACCGACCCCAGCCCGCAGCGCCGGGAGCTGGCCCTCGAGCTCGGCGCGGTCGACGAGGCGCTCGCGGGGACGGACGGGGAACTGGACGCCGCCCTCGGCGACGGCGCCGAGGCCGCGGTCGACTGCTCGGGCAACGGCCGGGGTCAGCTCACCGCGCTGCGGCACACCCGCCGCTGGGGCCGGGTCGCGCTCGTCGGTGAGGGCGGGCAGTTGTCCGTGGACGTCAGCGAGGTGCTCATCCACCGCCAGCTCACCGTGCACGGGTCGTGGGTGACCTCGACGGTCCGCATGGGCGAGCTGCTGGAGAACCTGGCGCGGTGGGGGTTGCACCCCGAGACGGTCGTGACGCACCGGTTCCCGCTCGCGCAGGCGGCGCGGGCCTACTCCACCGCCGACTCCGGCGTCGGCGGCAAGGTCGGGATCGTCTGGGAGGACTGA
- a CDS encoding AAA family ATPase translates to MLIVLSGLPGSGKTSLARALVTAAGATHVRLDTVEQALVDAGTATHPVGPVGHYLARAVAGDLLRQGHLVVADGVNPLPVTRELWWAVARAAGRPWLDVEVVCGDPALHRRWVQDRVADIPGHPEPTWADVQSVDYAPWTSERVRVDTSTTSAVQAAEVVMAHVRAQSSQTIPTLPPTPESAVE, encoded by the coding sequence GTGCTCATCGTCCTCTCCGGTCTGCCGGGCAGCGGCAAGACGTCCCTGGCCCGTGCGCTCGTCACCGCCGCGGGCGCCACCCACGTGCGCCTGGACACCGTCGAGCAGGCGCTCGTCGACGCCGGGACCGCGACCCACCCCGTGGGTCCCGTCGGCCACTACCTCGCCCGCGCCGTCGCCGGTGACCTGCTGCGGCAGGGGCACCTCGTCGTGGCCGACGGGGTGAACCCGCTACCGGTGACGCGCGAGCTGTGGTGGGCGGTGGCGCGCGCCGCGGGCCGGCCGTGGCTCGACGTCGAGGTGGTGTGCGGCGATCCGGCGCTGCACCGGCGGTGGGTGCAGGACCGGGTGGCCGACATCCCCGGGCACCCGGAGCCCACGTGGGCCGACGTGCAGAGCGTCGACTACGCGCCCTGGACGTCGGAGCGCGTGCGGGTCGACACGAGCACCACCTCAGCGGTGCAGGCCGCCGAGGTGGTCATGGCCCACGTGCGCGCTCAGTCCTCCCAGACGATCCCGACCTTGCCGCCGACGCCGGAGTCGGCGGTGGAGTAG
- a CDS encoding SigE family RNA polymerase sigma factor, which yields MDGAEAFEAFYRTSSRRVLGHVHLSTGDFAASEDAVAEAFARAWQRWSTVSRADSPEAWVRTVAHRVAIGRWRRLSNRLVAQRRAHEDAPLPGLGPDHVALVAALRELPVRRRQAVVLHHLADRSVAEIADELDVAVGTVEAWLSRGRTAMREHLQEDPRRGGTT from the coding sequence GTGGACGGAGCCGAAGCGTTCGAGGCGTTCTACCGCACCAGCTCACGACGCGTCCTGGGGCACGTGCACCTCTCCACCGGGGACTTCGCGGCGTCCGAGGACGCGGTCGCGGAGGCGTTCGCGCGGGCCTGGCAGCGCTGGTCGACCGTGAGCCGGGCCGACTCGCCCGAGGCGTGGGTGCGGACCGTGGCCCACCGCGTGGCGATCGGCCGGTGGCGCAGGCTGAGCAACCGGCTGGTCGCGCAGCGCCGGGCCCACGAGGACGCTCCGCTGCCGGGGCTGGGCCCCGACCACGTGGCGCTGGTCGCCGCCCTGCGGGAGCTGCCCGTGCGCCGACGGCAGGCGGTCGTCCTGCACCACCTCGCCGACCGGTCCGTCGCCGAGATCGCTGACGAGCTCGACGTGGCCGTCGGCACCGTGGAGGCGTGGCTGTCGCGGGGCCGCACGGCGATGCGCGAGCACCTGCAGGAGGACCCGAGACGAGGAGGGACGACGTGA
- a CDS encoding GNAT family N-acetyltransferase, whose product MQELTTARLRLRAFAPGDEAAVHRYAGDPEVCRYVTWGPNSPGDTRRFVADAVRAAQRDGERGPWTWAVVLDGELVGTVGLTVTSPENARGELGYVLRRDRWGGGTTTEAAAAVLGFAFGPAGLARVEATCRPENTGSRRVLEKIGMQREGLLRSHVVVRGRRCDSLLFAAVR is encoded by the coding sequence GTGCAGGAGCTCACGACGGCGAGGTTGCGGCTGCGGGCGTTCGCCCCCGGCGACGAGGCCGCCGTGCACCGGTACGCCGGCGACCCGGAGGTCTGCCGGTACGTGACCTGGGGTCCCAACTCGCCCGGGGACACCCGCCGCTTCGTCGCCGACGCCGTCCGCGCGGCGCAGCGGGACGGGGAGCGGGGCCCCTGGACGTGGGCGGTGGTCCTCGACGGGGAACTGGTCGGGACCGTCGGGCTGACGGTGACCAGCCCGGAGAACGCCCGGGGCGAGCTGGGGTACGTGCTGCGCCGGGACCGCTGGGGCGGGGGCACCACGACGGAAGCGGCCGCCGCCGTCCTCGGGTTCGCGTTCGGTCCGGCGGGCCTGGCGCGGGTCGAGGCGACCTGCCGCCCGGAGAACACCGGATCGCGGCGGGTCCTGGAGAAGATCGGGATGCAGCGCGAGGGTCTGCTGCGCTCGCACGTCGTGGTCCGCGGCCGGCGGTGCGACAGCCTCCTGTTCGCCGCGGTCCGCTGA